A stretch of DNA from Juglans microcarpa x Juglans regia isolate MS1-56 chromosome 5D, Jm3101_v1.0, whole genome shotgun sequence:
CCATCGGGATGATGGTGGGAGTTGACATCTTGGGTAGACAAGGAGGGCTTTAGCTATACCTGACTGTCACTTCTTTGAGATTCCTTAGCAGTAGAAATAAATAGCTGCTGGGTGCTACAGAGTATGACTCTGCAGCAGTTGAATAAATGGTTGCTGGTGTGCTAGATTGTATATCATAGGGTCACAGATCTAGTGGTTGGAGTTTTGCCAGCACATTATTGACTTCCTgctaggcataacccaagagAAAAAGTCACTCCACAAAGCAGGAGCTATTTCGCAGGGGAGTAAAAGATTATCTACAGACTCCCCACTCCTCACACACATGCAGCACTACTCAATCAAAATGATGTGTTTTTTCCTTGGATTGTCCAGGGTGAGAATCCATTGGATAATTAGTCAATGCAAGTAAATAAAGTGGACTTTCTTACCTAGTTTCTTAGGCTTATAATCGATTGCAGAACATGGTCATGCACTCATATGAATGTTGTTGCTGGATACAATAGGTAGGGCATGACTGCCTATATGATACACAACATTTATCCTAAGGTGGGAATAAAAAGTTCCAGTCTCATGATTCCTTGTTGAGTAACTAGTGTGTGAGCGCATCTATATAGAAAATTTCTTATGGTGTGTTTGCTTTCTTTTGAATTCATGTGtacttttgaatattttgttctacatggACTTGGTCTGGGTTATGATGGATACATGTCCAATTTCTTGGTTTCAACTTAGTGCGtgacatctttttctttttgcttttctacTTTGATTTCTTCTGGTGACATTCtcatgttttgttttccttAGTTTTGCCATTATCTAGAAATGGAGAGTAAATAGTTCCTTTCCTCGTGCTTAAAATAAGCTAAGCATTCATTTTGAAGGATTttgatagtattttttaaaccagAGTTGTGGGATAGGTTACATTAGGACTGCCTGCACCTCGAAAGTTGCAAACAATTTGTTACTCTGTAGTTGGTTGCTATCACCTACTTTACATTATAGTTGCATTTCAGACCTCATCTGCTATGTGACGTCTGCTACCTATGGCGTGCAGAAGAAGCCAAATGTATTTTCAAAAGGCTTCAAAACCTGTATTGAGCATGTGTTTAACCTGGATGGCAAACTATGTTTCCTGAAATTGGCACTTAGAGTGGTAACCATCAAGTTTTTATATACGTGATTGTGTATGCATTCTGGTATCGTACATGCCCCTTTGTACTCTTATAAAGTCAAAATGAGATCCACAATTGAACGAATACCCTATAACTTGGTCCAAGGTGTTACCCCAATAATTCGTTGCTGCACATCACCCTTTTAAATTGTCACAAGTTTGTCTCATTTTGTTGCAACTCTTGTGCAGTGTCTATGGGGAACCAATACCTGTCAAGGAACTTGCTGATCGTGTTGCTAGTTATGTGCATCTGTGTACACTTTACTGGTGGCTGAGGTTTGATAAGATACCAAAATTCTTTATtcattatgattttttcttcattatattaCGTAAGGGAATATCTAATGTTATCCTGCAGACCTTTTGGATGTGGAGTTATTCTTGGAGGCTATGACAGAGATGGACCACAGCTGTACATGGTTGAGCCATCTGGTGTTTCATATGTGAGTTTATTTTGGTCTTTTGTGGCAATAAGTTTGGCCATCAATCCTCTTGCTTTTGCATCATCATTATCTGTTACAGTTGATTAGTTTTATATTGTAGTTCTCTTTACTCAATGTGTTTTTGGCATTTGATACAGAGGTACTTTGGAGCTGCAATTGGCAAGGGCAGGCAGGCAGCTAAAACGTATGTGATTATCTGTTTATCAAATTCTAACTGCAGCTAAATCATGTCATTATGACAGgagaatttcattgaaatcttaTTTTCCAACTGTTACTAACACGGTGCTAATTTTAACTACACAACTTTCTGCCTGCCCATGGGCGATTGCATCCCAACCTGACTTAGGTTTGCATAGGAGATCTGCTACAGCTGCTTACATGAGAAGTTTAAGCTACATGTACTTAAACAGGATTATTTTCCTGTGTTTATTAGTGAAAATCTTTTCCTGGTTGTTTGGATGGGAACTAAGAATCTGTTAGTGTCATTGTTGACCGTTGAAAGGAGCAATGTAATCATGAGTCTTAACTAGTTCATCATTATATGGTTGAATATCATAATTGTGAGCATTCATTGTTGAATAATACCcaattcttttattattctcaTACTAATATCTTACAGGAGTAAACCAGGAGTGGGACATCTAATGATACTAAACTTCTGTTTATAAGGATGCTGgcttgggtattttttttttttttttttttaagtctagATCAGGGCTGCTGTcgtgttatgttatgttatgtttaaaTTAATGACTCCTAAaacttattttgattatattttctGAGCTAAAATACAATAAAGTGATAATGCTGATGTAATTAAATAATGTTTTTCCAGAGAGATCGAAAAGTTGAGGCTCTCAGAGTTGACTTGCCGTCAAGGGGTTATTGAAGTAGCCAAAATGTGAGTGTCCTTGCAGAGTTTTATGTATAATTTTCACCTTGCAATCTTGAGATGCCAACATATAGCTCTataattttcctttctattttagGGATGATAAAGGAAAAAGGAATTGTAGCTCTGATGTTCATTTTCTGTTGAATCCACTGTATTCTATTAATCAAAACCGTGATTAGGAGTTTGTGAGAGAGGGTCATGGAGTGTGGCATCATTGGAGGTGTGCAATAAGGTATGCTAGAAAGTAGGAAGGCAGTCCTCTCTGTTTGTGTGGTGGTTGTTGGGGGTAGGGCGGGGGGTTTAGAAAGGGTGGGGGGAAGGATCAATGAGTGGTGACATATATAGAGGTGAACGGCATTCTTTCAGCAGAAAGAGGAATATAGGGTTTTACGGGGGTTGGAATTCTGAAAATGTATGATAGACCGGAATAATAgaggcatgagagagagaggttttgtACGCccattttaacttttaataggAAGGAATATGATGATTatgtattgcatttttttttttttttaattttaaagtagATAGATGTAtgtatgagattttttattgggGGGTTTATATGCTAAGCAGCATTTATGGAGTACATGATGAGGCGAAGGACAAAGAGTTTGAATTGGAAATGAGCTGGGTGTGTGATGAGTCAAACCGTCAACATCAGAAGGTATCTCTAAATTTCAATTGCAATAAACAGCTTGTTGATACTGCACGCTCTTCTGTGTCACCCACCCATGCCTTCCCATGTCTTGTGCCTTCC
This window harbors:
- the LOC121266045 gene encoding proteasome subunit alpha type-3, translating into MSSIGTGYDLSVTTFSPDGRVFQIEYAAKAVDNSGTVIGIKCKDGIVLGVEKLITSKMMLPGSNRRIHSVHRHSGMAVAGLAADGRQIVARAKSEATNYESVYGEPIPVKELADRVASYVHLCTLYWWLRPFGCGVILGGYDRDGPQLYMVEPSGVSYRYFGAAIGKGRQAAKTEIEKLRLSELTCRQGVIEVAKIIYGVHDEAKDKEFELEMSWVCDESNRQHQKVPDELLHEAKAAAKAALEEMDAD